A genomic stretch from Plasmodium brasilianum strain Bolivian I chromosome 9, whole genome shotgun sequence includes:
- a CDS encoding DNA repair protein RAD51, whose product MKPANVQEEITHKISNTSTEVEIEDEPFSSGPLKIEQLLAKGFVKRDLELLREGGLQTVECVAYAPMRTLCAIKGISEQKAEKLKKACKELCNSGFCNAIDYHDARQNLIKFTTGSKQLDSLLKGGIETGGITELFGEFRTGKSQLCHTLAITCQLPVEKSGGEGKCLWIDTEGTFRPERIVAIAKRYGLHPSDCLNNIAYAKAYNCDHQSELLVDASAMMAGTRFALIIVDSATALYRSEYIGRGELANRQSHLCRFLRGLQRMADIYGVAVLITNQVVAKVDAISMFGGQEKIPIGGNIIAHASQTRLYLRKGRGESRICKIYDSPVLPEGEAVFAITEGGIADYEEK is encoded by the coding sequence ATGAAACCAGCAAACGTACAAGAAGAAATAACCCATAAAATTTCAAATACAAGTACTGAAGTAGAAATAGAAGATGAGCCATTTTCCTCAGGGCCATTAAAAATAGAGCAACTATTAGCAAAAGGATTTGTAAAAAGAGATTTAGAATTACTTAGAGAAGGTGGGCTACAAACAGTAGAATGTGTAGCATATGCTCCTATGCGTACATTATGTGCTATAAAAGGTATAAGTGAACAAAAAgcggaaaaattaaaaaaagcatGTAAAGAGCTATGTAATTCAGGTTTTTGCAATGCAATTGATTATCATGATGCAAGgcaaaatttaataaagttTACAACAGGATCAAAGCAATTAGATTCATTATTAAAAGGAGGTATAGAAACAGGGGGAATTACTGAATTATTTGGAGAATTTCGTACAGGAAAAAGTCAACTGTGTCATACATTAGCAATTACATGTCAATTGCCAGTTGAAAAATCAGGAGGGGAGGGGAAATGTTTATGGATAGACACAGAAGGTACTTTTCGACCTGAACGTATTGTAGCTATAGCTAAAAGATATGGTTTGCATCCATCAGATTGCTTAAACAATATAGCATATGCTAAGGCATATAATTGCGATCATCAATCAGAGTTATTAGTAGATGCAAGTGCAATGATGGCAGGTACGAGATTTGCTCTAATAATTGTCGATTCAGCAACAGCTTTATATAGATCTGAATACATTGGTAGAGGTGAACTAGCTAATAGACAATCTCATCTATGTAGATTTTTAAGAGGATTACAAAGAATGGCAGATATATATGGAGTTGCAGTTTTAATAACTAATCAAGTTGTGGCAAAAGTAGATGCCATAAGTATGTTTGGTGGTCAAGAAAAAATACCAATTGGAGGAAATATAATTGCGCATGCTAGCCAAACGCgtttatatttaagaaaaggAAGGGGTGAAAGTAgaatttgtaaaatttatGATTCTCCTGTTTTACCAGAAGGAGAAGCCGTATTCGCTATAACTGAAGGGGGTATAGCGGATTATGAAGAAAAGTAA
- a CDS encoding prefoldin, translated as MNLYDALGNAALSENNNEDFKKLILKSESFIDDVLHQQLKERQKKRDDILQDIFDMEILVENLKLFINMKDQKEIETLTLLGCDSYAYADIIDKNKIFIQIGYEFYLEMPLEDAIVFLKRKINLYEE; from the exons ATGAATTTGTATGATGCACTAGGAAATGCTGCATtaagtgaaaataataacgaggatttcaaaaaattaattcttaaAAGTGAAAGTTTTATTGATGATGTTTTACATCAACAACTAAAAGAAAGGCAAAAAAAGAGAGATGACATACTTCAAGACATATTTGATAT GGAAATACTAGTCGAAAATCTCAAACTGTTTATCAACATGAAGGatcaaaaagaaatagaaacgCTTACACTACTAGGTTGTGACAGTTACGCTTATGCAGACAT aATAGACAAgaacaaaattttcataCAAATAGGATATGAATTCTACTTAGAAATGCCTCTAGAAGATGCCATAGTATTcttgaaaaggaaaataaatcttTATGAAGagtaa